One window from the genome of Jeotgalibaca sp. MA1X17-3 encodes:
- a CDS encoding IS30 family transposase: MTYTHLTTDELVMIESYYHQNIKVSEIAAYLKRSRTPIYNVIHFLKEGHTALEYYQQYKRNKKRCGRRKIVLPAEQQTYIKEKIAQGWTPDIIKGREEMPIDCSMRTLYRRFKEKVFDETTLPMKGKRKPNGHQERRGKQAFKRNIAERKVDYPTFKEEFGHIEGDTIVGAHHKSAVITLVERLSKVIITLKPEGRKANDIEKTMNQWFESIPRHLFKSITFDCGKEFSNWKALSNQQDIAIYFADPGTPSQRALNENSNGLLRRDGLPKEMDFNQVDQAFVSSVANKRNNIPRKSLAYRTPLEVFLSYLDESILSSLN, translated from the coding sequence ATGACCTACACCCATCTTACCACGGATGAATTAGTGATGATAGAGTCTTACTACCACCAAAATATCAAAGTTTCCGAAATAGCTGCGTATCTAAAACGATCTCGAACACCTATTTACAATGTCATCCATTTTTTGAAAGAAGGCCACACGGCCTTGGAATACTACCAACAATACAAGAGAAACAAGAAGCGTTGCGGACGGCGTAAAATCGTATTGCCAGCGGAACAACAGACCTACATCAAGGAAAAAATTGCACAAGGCTGGACTCCTGATATCATCAAGGGTCGGGAAGAGATGCCGATTGATTGCTCCATGCGGACTCTTTATCGTCGCTTCAAAGAAAAGGTGTTTGATGAAACCACCTTGCCCATGAAGGGAAAGAGAAAACCGAACGGTCATCAAGAACGTCGCGGAAAACAGGCCTTCAAGCGGAATATTGCTGAAAGGAAGGTTGATTACCCGACATTCAAGGAAGAATTCGGCCACATCGAAGGCGATACGATTGTCGGTGCCCACCACAAGAGTGCCGTTATCACCTTAGTGGAACGTCTATCGAAAGTCATCATCACTTTGAAGCCCGAGGGGCGGAAGGCGAACGATATCGAGAAAACGATGAACCAATGGTTTGAATCGATCCCTAGGCATTTATTCAAATCAATCACCTTTGATTGCGGGAAAGAATTCTCCAATTGGAAAGCTTTAAGCAATCAACAGGACATTGCAATCTATTTCGCCGATCCCGGAACGCCTTCACAGCGTGCCTTAAATGAAAACTCCAACGGCTTGTTGCGAAGAGATGGGTTGCCAAAAGAAATGGATTTCAATCAAGTGGACCAAGCCTTCGTCTCTTCCGTTGCGAACAAGCGAAACAATATTCCACGAAAATCTTTAGCATACCGGACGCCACTGGAGGTATTTTTGAGTTACCTAGATGAATCTATTTTGTCTAGCTTAAATTGA
- a CDS encoding HAD family phosphatase, whose translation MIKAVIFDMDGVLVDTEPIYYERLLRFLEHYEVETDEKELKKTVGLTSGDTWKWIEEVWGKGSIQDDYDTAYHSFYKDEPIPYPEILDRDIFEVLDWLKQEEYKVGLASSSSFKNIQSVLEECELTGYFETILSGEMFEQSKPHPEIYLKSAEKLAVRPQECLAVEDSTFEFKLEKLRKCLS comes from the coding sequence ATGATTAAAGCAGTAATTTTTGATATGGATGGTGTTCTTGTCGATACCGAGCCGATTTATTATGAGCGCTTGTTACGTTTCCTAGAACACTACGAAGTAGAAACCGATGAAAAAGAATTGAAAAAAACAGTAGGCCTGACGAGTGGAGACACTTGGAAATGGATTGAAGAAGTTTGGGGGAAAGGGTCTATCCAAGATGACTATGACACAGCCTATCATTCCTTCTACAAAGACGAACCCATTCCTTATCCTGAAATCCTAGACCGAGATATTTTTGAAGTTCTAGATTGGTTGAAACAGGAAGAATACAAAGTTGGCTTAGCATCCTCGTCTTCTTTCAAAAATATTCAAAGTGTATTGGAAGAGTGTGAACTCACTGGATACTTTGAAACGATTTTAAGTGGTGAAATGTTCGAACAGTCCAAACCACATCCAGAAATTTATCTAAAGAGTGCCGAAAAACTAGCGGTTCGTCCTCAAGAATGTTTAGCGGTAGAAGATTCTACCTTTGAATTCAAGCTGGAAAAGCTGCGGAAATGTTTGTCCTAG
- a CDS encoding MgtC/SapB family protein, whose translation MTIVTIFTRLGLALIIGIFLGYEPNRRQAGAGLRTHILVALSMTIVALIQISLNQYMVGLAISDPEHAFLFGIDIARLTSQALAGMGFIGAGMILHQENTIVGLTAAASVWSVAVVGLAIGMGFYLLSIISALFIFTTLYVVTYYQTRLNNRFYNVQLDISFKKSDHVLEELLAFMKRNNLIISRVEYLDSFVKLQDQVRYYLQVPENKDIKQIKKEIYYIHPAITFVEYYSGKETPKKSN comes from the coding sequence TTGACTATAGTAACTATTTTTACTCGACTTGGTTTAGCTCTTATCATTGGTATTTTCTTAGGCTATGAACCAAATAGGCGTCAAGCTGGAGCGGGTTTACGAACTCATATTCTAGTGGCGCTATCTATGACCATCGTTGCGCTCATCCAGATTTCATTGAATCAGTATATGGTCGGGTTAGCGATTAGTGATCCAGAACATGCCTTTCTTTTTGGGATTGATATTGCCCGACTAACTTCTCAAGCCTTAGCAGGAATGGGTTTTATTGGTGCGGGAATGATTCTACATCAGGAAAATACGATTGTGGGACTAACAGCTGCGGCTTCGGTCTGGTCCGTTGCGGTAGTAGGCTTAGCAATTGGAATGGGCTTTTATTTACTTTCTATCATAAGTGCCCTATTTATTTTCACCACGCTGTATGTCGTAACCTATTACCAAACGCGTCTTAACAACCGTTTCTATAATGTTCAGCTCGATATATCCTTCAAAAAAAGCGACCATGTACTAGAAGAATTACTTGCATTTATGAAGCGTAATAATCTAATCATCAGTCGGGTTGAGTACTTGGATTCTTTTGTAAAATTACAAGATCAAGTGAGGTATTACCTTCAGGTTCCTGAAAATAAAGATATCAAACAAATAAAAAAAGAAATCTATTATATTCATCCTGCGATTACTTTTGTAGAATATTATTCTGGAAAAGAAACACCTAAAAAAAGTAACTAG
- a CDS encoding phosphopentomutase — protein MGRYIVIVLDSFGVGAMEDVPEVRPADRGSNTAFHIIERKPDIKIDTLVELGLMNTIGQETDRLKYSPKANWGKANLGHQGADSFLGHQEIMGTTPPIPLNQAFNDMIEEVERHLKEKGYEVRKEGAEDEPKILVVNDSATVGDNLETDLGQVFNVSACLDLMPFEEVKKLGKAVREVVKVSRVIAFGGEEIDLNDLLNARKVKENKFAGVDAPESGVYNTGYQVIHLGYGIDPEVQIPTILDHENISVTLVGKVGDIVQTTSPHVFLGVDSDDLFDSLISQVKKIDTGFFCLNIQETDLAGHAENVDRYADRLEVSDKRIKELIPLLNEEDILIVTADHGNDPTIGHSQHTREYVPLLIYRKGMEGQEVGIRDNMSDTAATAAEYFQVEAPQHGESYLEKIQNK, from the coding sequence GTGGGAAGATATATTGTAATTGTACTAGATAGCTTTGGAGTGGGAGCAATGGAAGACGTTCCAGAAGTAAGACCTGCTGATAGAGGCAGTAATACTGCTTTCCATATCATCGAAAGAAAACCAGATATCAAGATCGATACCTTAGTAGAACTAGGTTTGATGAATACCATCGGTCAAGAAACAGACCGGTTGAAATATTCTCCCAAAGCTAATTGGGGAAAAGCAAACCTAGGACACCAAGGTGCAGATTCTTTTTTAGGACACCAAGAAATAATGGGAACAACCCCACCTATCCCACTTAACCAAGCTTTTAATGACATGATTGAGGAAGTAGAACGTCACTTAAAAGAAAAAGGATATGAGGTTCGCAAAGAAGGAGCAGAAGACGAACCAAAAATTTTAGTAGTAAATGACTCCGCAACGGTAGGAGATAACTTAGAAACTGACTTGGGACAAGTTTTCAATGTATCTGCCTGCCTCGATCTGATGCCTTTTGAAGAAGTAAAGAAACTAGGGAAAGCAGTCCGAGAAGTCGTAAAAGTCTCTCGTGTGATTGCATTTGGTGGAGAAGAAATCGATTTAAATGATTTATTGAATGCTCGTAAAGTGAAAGAAAATAAATTTGCTGGAGTGGATGCTCCGGAGTCCGGTGTCTACAATACTGGATACCAAGTGATTCATTTAGGGTATGGCATTGATCCTGAAGTCCAGATTCCTACGATACTAGACCATGAAAATATATCCGTTACCTTAGTTGGAAAAGTAGGGGACATCGTACAAACTACTAGTCCACATGTTTTCTTAGGAGTAGATAGTGATGATCTATTCGATAGCTTAATTTCTCAAGTAAAGAAAATAGATACTGGCTTTTTCTGTTTAAATATTCAAGAAACCGATTTAGCGGGTCATGCTGAAAATGTGGATCGTTATGCAGACCGCTTAGAAGTAAGTGATAAACGAATCAAAGAATTAATTCCTCTTTTAAATGAAGAAGATATTCTCATTGTCACCGCCGATCATGGAAATGATCCTACGATTGGTCATAGCCAGCATACCCGTGAATATGTACCGTTGCTAATTTATCGAAAAGGAATGGAAGGACAAGAAGTTGGCATACGCGATAACATGTCCGATACCGCCGCAACTGCAGCAGAATACTTCCAAGTAGAAGCTCCACAACATGGGGAGTCATACCTGGAAAAAATTCAAAACAAATAA
- a CDS encoding YhfX family PLP-dependent enzyme, with product MFMQKTKERNPNLINTAVQLHQSGEIQPDTYVLDVDAILKNARLILDEADKQGIELYFMLKQIGRNPDLAKLLIKTGFPAAVVVDFREAKTMMANHIPLGNVGHLVQIPSHLLKEIMEYGTEYITIYSLDKLKEINQAAKELAITQKILVRVVDEGDALYPGQYGGFELKELPEYFDAFKELDHIEIAGATSFPCFLQNTKKDILEKTNNADTILKAQNLLLDAGFPAKELNMPSTTSVYTLPFINELKGTQGEPGHALTGTTPMHAEKDLPEIPAYVYVSEVSHNFKGHAYLYGGGLYRRGNLKYVLFDQKGKRWQSTMKSLPEENIDYYLEVNEEEPIGATAIMALRTQIFVTRSEVALVRGIQAGKPEIMGIYDSQGKYLRG from the coding sequence ATGTTTATGCAGAAAACAAAAGAACGAAATCCGAATCTAATTAATACAGCTGTTCAACTGCATCAATCAGGAGAAATTCAACCGGATACGTATGTATTAGATGTAGATGCTATTTTGAAAAATGCTCGTCTTATTTTGGATGAAGCCGACAAACAAGGAATAGAATTGTACTTTATGCTTAAACAAATTGGACGAAATCCTGATTTAGCAAAATTACTAATTAAAACTGGATTTCCAGCAGCAGTCGTCGTAGATTTTCGTGAAGCGAAAACGATGATGGCCAATCATATTCCATTAGGAAACGTAGGTCATTTGGTGCAGATTCCGAGTCATTTACTAAAAGAAATTATGGAATATGGCACTGAATATATAACCATTTATTCTCTAGATAAGTTGAAAGAAATTAATCAAGCAGCAAAAGAATTAGCAATTACCCAAAAAATATTAGTCCGTGTAGTCGATGAAGGGGATGCGTTGTATCCAGGGCAATATGGAGGGTTTGAGTTAAAGGAGCTGCCTGAGTATTTTGATGCCTTTAAAGAACTGGACCATATTGAAATTGCTGGAGCAACTTCATTTCCTTGTTTCCTTCAAAATACAAAAAAAGATATATTGGAAAAAACAAATAATGCAGATACGATTTTAAAAGCACAAAATCTATTACTGGACGCTGGTTTTCCAGCAAAGGAATTGAATATGCCTTCCACAACTTCTGTATATACGTTACCATTTATCAATGAATTAAAAGGAACGCAAGGGGAGCCGGGGCATGCATTAACTGGAACAACCCCTATGCATGCAGAAAAAGATTTACCAGAAATCCCAGCTTACGTATATGTCAGTGAAGTTTCTCATAACTTTAAAGGACATGCGTACTTGTATGGGGGCGGATTGTATCGCCGTGGGAATTTAAAATATGTTCTATTTGACCAAAAAGGCAAACGCTGGCAGTCTACTATGAAATCTTTGCCAGAAGAAAATATTGATTATTACTTAGAAGTAAATGAAGAAGAGCCAATAGGAGCAACAGCCATTATGGCATTACGCACTCAGATTTTTGTAACAAGAAGTGAGGTAGCTCTTGTAAGAGGAATCCAAGCAGGTAAACCAGAAATAATGGGGATTTATGATAGTCAAGGGAAATACTTGAGAGGATGA
- a CDS encoding PRD domain-containing protein → MIQEKLTILKENDVIDETTYEDMQVALNYLKQENVITEEDEADTFITHLAMATSRQRKDEEQVDSVDPMIKQEIEAAIEYEKAVSVWKQLSEKINVDFPKNEDDYFYLHLVTLLQNKKGK, encoded by the coding sequence ATGATTCAAGAAAAGTTAACCATTTTAAAAGAAAATGATGTTATTGATGAGACCACATACGAAGATATGCAAGTAGCGTTGAATTATTTGAAGCAAGAAAATGTCATCACAGAAGAAGATGAAGCAGATACGTTTATTACTCATTTAGCGATGGCGACTTCTCGTCAACGGAAAGATGAGGAACAAGTAGATTCTGTAGATCCAATGATTAAACAAGAAATTGAAGCAGCAATAGAATATGAAAAAGCTGTTTCCGTATGGAAGCAATTATCTGAGAAAATTAATGTAGATTTCCCCAAAAATGAAGATGATTACTTTTATCTACATTTGGTAACGCTCCTTCAAAACAAGAAAGGGAAGTGA
- the yhfZ gene encoding GntR family transcriptional regulator YhfZ: MLLPKKGLAIEQIANELYQLKTGDRMPNISDFQTTFLLSRGTVQNALKFLKEEQAIETESKGHLGTFLKMINHQVLQEYISSSQLSATMPLPYSRLYEGLATGLYTAFRDKNIKLNLAYIRGSEERIRAVEEGVFDFAVVSRFAAQHEIDKGRAIKVIMQFGEQTYLSRHVLLFRQGVEQVMKDGLRVGIDTDSLDHKLLTNEIIEGFDVEKVDLPSNQLIYGLRESQIDAGVWNYDEIIDKRLEDVYFIELPVKNHHREMSEAVIICQKDNTLVSSTLKRTLDTKQIRDIQSQVKNGQMTPRY, translated from the coding sequence ATACTTTTACCAAAAAAAGGATTGGCAATTGAACAGATTGCTAACGAACTCTATCAATTAAAAACAGGCGACCGTATGCCGAATATTAGTGACTTTCAAACGACTTTTTTACTATCCAGAGGAACGGTACAAAATGCATTAAAGTTTCTTAAAGAAGAACAAGCAATCGAAACAGAAAGTAAAGGACATTTGGGAACCTTTCTGAAAATGATCAACCATCAAGTTCTACAAGAATATATTTCGTCTAGTCAACTTTCTGCAACGATGCCTTTACCCTATTCCCGATTATATGAAGGATTAGCTACAGGATTGTATACTGCTTTTCGCGATAAAAATATTAAATTAAATTTGGCTTATATACGTGGATCGGAAGAACGAATTCGTGCAGTTGAAGAAGGGGTTTTTGACTTTGCGGTTGTCTCACGATTCGCAGCACAGCATGAAATCGATAAAGGCCGAGCGATTAAAGTAATTATGCAGTTTGGTGAACAAACGTACTTATCTCGTCATGTCTTACTTTTCCGTCAAGGTGTTGAACAAGTAATGAAAGATGGACTACGAGTAGGAATTGATACGGATTCATTAGATCATAAGCTGTTAACCAATGAAATCATTGAAGGTTTTGATGTTGAAAAGGTTGATTTGCCGAGTAATCAATTAATTTATGGTTTGCGTGAATCACAAATCGACGCAGGAGTTTGGAACTATGATGAAATTATCGATAAACGTTTAGAAGATGTGTACTTTATTGAATTACCAGTCAAGAACCATCATCGAGAAATGAGTGAAGCAGTTATTATTTGTCAAAAAGATAATACGCTCGTTTCTTCCACTTTAAAACGCACATTAGATACAAAACAAATTCGTGATATTCAATCACAAGTTAAAAATGGACAAATGACCCCACGGTATTAA
- a CDS encoding aminotransferase yields the protein MKTYPLKSITVEEATEKQFGLVDAITQVFEGKDILTRGDLGVVPGYNQPITTHKVEKVLAQFFDAEAAMLIRGAGTMAIRLAIHAALPRNATLLVHEAPVYPTTQVTLDMLGIQTVVANFNDLEALQKVLENETIDGALVQLTRQKPDDSYDSQAVIQCIKTFAPNRPIITDDNYAVMKIPKIGCEQGANLSCFSTFKVLGPEGVGCIVGDQKYIDLLRKENYSGGLQVQGFEALDVLRGMTYAPVALALSAKVTDEVFTRLNEGEVPGIQKAFIANAQSKVILVTFNEPIAQKVLEQAEKLGAAPNPVGAESKYEIVPMFYRVSGTFRAAIPDVETNTIRINPMRAGADTIIRILKQAMEV from the coding sequence ATGAAAACTTATCCATTAAAGAGCATTACCGTAGAAGAAGCAACAGAAAAACAATTTGGCTTAGTGGATGCCATCACGCAAGTCTTTGAAGGAAAAGATATTTTAACTCGAGGAGACTTAGGTGTCGTCCCTGGTTACAATCAACCGATCACTACGCACAAAGTAGAAAAAGTACTCGCTCAATTTTTTGATGCGGAAGCGGCGATGCTCATTAGAGGAGCCGGAACGATGGCAATTCGTTTGGCCATACATGCAGCTTTGCCAAGAAATGCAACTTTATTAGTTCATGAAGCACCTGTTTATCCAACCACACAAGTAACGTTAGATATGTTAGGGATTCAGACGGTTGTTGCCAATTTCAATGATTTAGAAGCGTTACAAAAAGTATTAGAAAACGAAACAATTGATGGTGCTTTAGTTCAATTAACGAGACAGAAACCAGATGATTCCTATGATAGTCAAGCTGTTATTCAATGCATTAAAACATTTGCACCCAATCGACCCATCATTACGGATGATAATTATGCCGTTATGAAAATTCCTAAAATTGGCTGCGAGCAAGGAGCAAACCTTTCTTGCTTCTCGACGTTTAAAGTATTAGGACCAGAAGGAGTCGGGTGCATTGTAGGAGATCAGAAGTACATCGACCTTCTTCGTAAAGAAAATTATTCCGGCGGGCTACAAGTACAAGGATTCGAAGCACTAGATGTATTACGTGGAATGACCTATGCTCCAGTAGCACTTGCCTTGTCTGCAAAAGTTACAGATGAAGTATTTACTCGTTTGAATGAAGGGGAAGTACCCGGTATCCAAAAAGCCTTTATTGCGAATGCACAATCAAAAGTTATTTTAGTAACCTTTAATGAGCCCATTGCACAGAAAGTGCTGGAACAGGCCGAAAAATTAGGAGCTGCACCCAATCCAGTTGGAGCAGAATCAAAATATGAAATCGTACCGATGTTCTACCGAGTATCCGGAACGTTCCGTGCTGCTATTCCTGATGTAGAGACTAATACGATTCGTATCAATCCTATGCGTGCTGGAGCAGATACCATTATACGAATTCTCAAACAAGCGATGGAAGTGTAA
- a CDS encoding phosphotriesterase, with the protein MPLVEGITYAHEHTTIDLSSLKHTEDTNLNCFEETVKEYKKLYEKGVRNVVDVTVRGMKRNPEYVQRVAEASGMNILQSTGWYQDKFLPEYIYEKSVEELAQMMMDDIQKGIDGTSIKAELIGEIGTSKNEMTERERKVFEAAVFAQKETGVPITTHTTLGTYGKEQVEFFKEQGADLSKIVIGHVDLTGDTQYVLDLLKEGVYVEFDTVGKENYMPDATRLEMLKAIEKAGYTDRVFLSMDITRRSHLEYKDGLGYSFLLDSFIPLLREGGLSEEFIQKMLVDNPRTFYPSY; encoded by the coding sequence ATGCCTCTAGTTGAAGGAATCACCTATGCACATGAGCATACAACAATCGATCTCTCTTCCTTAAAACATACCGAAGATACCAATCTAAACTGTTTTGAGGAAACCGTTAAAGAATACAAGAAGTTATACGAAAAAGGTGTTCGAAACGTGGTTGATGTTACCGTACGAGGGATGAAACGCAATCCTGAATATGTACAACGAGTAGCAGAAGCTTCTGGAATGAATATTTTACAATCAACCGGATGGTATCAAGATAAATTCTTGCCAGAATACATTTATGAAAAGTCTGTAGAAGAATTAGCACAGATGATGATGGACGATATCCAAAAAGGAATCGATGGAACGTCTATTAAGGCGGAACTTATTGGTGAAATTGGAACGAGTAAAAATGAAATGACTGAACGAGAACGTAAAGTTTTTGAAGCTGCAGTCTTCGCTCAAAAAGAAACAGGAGTTCCAATCACTACTCATACGACACTAGGTACGTATGGAAAAGAACAAGTTGAATTTTTTAAAGAACAAGGTGCAGATCTTTCTAAAATTGTTATTGGTCATGTTGATCTTACCGGAGATACGCAATATGTATTGGACCTTTTAAAAGAAGGAGTTTACGTAGAATTTGATACGGTTGGAAAAGAAAACTATATGCCCGATGCAACTCGTTTAGAGATGTTAAAAGCAATCGAAAAAGCAGGCTACACCGATAGAGTTTTCCTTTCAATGGATATTACTCGTCGATCACATTTGGAGTATAAAGATGGATTAGGCTACAGTTTCTTACTAGACTCCTTTATTCCCTTGCTACGTGAAGGTGGACTATCAGAAGAGTTTATCCAAAAAATGTTAGTCGACAATCCTCGTACATTTTATCCATCTTATTAA
- a CDS encoding YhfT family protein, producing MDIIQLVVVGALGALAAILSNTGIAVFNDGLRPVMPEYLDGVISKKELAATSFAVSFGLVIGFGIPVSIGASIILVHSLLLMTDIIGTWTPDGKKGMIIAGVIGAVYGIALTLGLQAVVDLFAMLPVDVLGALGAVGTPIVIGFAVFPAVAVAYQHGFNKGAITLATSTLVLFIVKRFGTFQLNEQTSFTLSAEGMALLVGMIFMLIFAVQVKGQSDDNQNLVSIFVERVTRIKKNWIILSVAGGLVAAATSLTIIAGDPISLNLLSEGKFGEAALAAFARGIGFIPLVFSTAIVTGVYSPAGTTFVYVAGILLHGNPIFAFLAGAVIMFIEVNLLNAAAKGLDRFPGVRDMGEHIRTAMNRVLEIALLVGGAMASEQIAPGIGFFWVFGAYLMNRTAKKPLVDMAVGPVAAIALGIIVNILYVLGLFAPVV from the coding sequence TTGGATATTATACAATTAGTTGTTGTAGGGGCATTAGGTGCTCTCGCTGCTATCTTATCAAATACGGGGATTGCTGTATTTAACGATGGCCTCCGTCCCGTTATGCCAGAATACTTAGATGGGGTCATTAGTAAAAAAGAATTGGCAGCAACCAGTTTCGCAGTCAGCTTTGGATTGGTAATCGGATTTGGTATTCCGGTTTCCATTGGAGCAAGTATTATTTTAGTTCATAGTTTATTATTGATGACCGATATTATTGGTACATGGACTCCAGATGGTAAAAAAGGAATGATCATAGCCGGAGTCATCGGTGCCGTTTATGGTATCGCATTAACATTAGGCTTACAAGCAGTGGTTGACTTATTCGCAATGTTACCAGTTGATGTATTAGGTGCTCTTGGAGCAGTTGGAACCCCAATCGTTATTGGATTTGCAGTGTTCCCAGCAGTTGCTGTTGCGTATCAACATGGATTTAACAAAGGTGCGATCACATTAGCAACCAGTACATTGGTATTATTTATTGTAAAACGTTTCGGAACATTCCAATTAAACGAACAAACTTCTTTTACTTTATCTGCAGAAGGAATGGCTCTTCTAGTAGGAATGATCTTCATGCTTATCTTTGCAGTCCAAGTGAAAGGTCAATCCGACGACAATCAAAACTTAGTTAGTATTTTCGTTGAACGGGTTACTCGTATTAAGAAAAACTGGATTATTCTTTCTGTTGCAGGTGGACTAGTTGCTGCTGCAACCAGTTTAACGATTATTGCTGGTGACCCAATATCCTTGAATCTATTAAGTGAAGGTAAATTTGGAGAAGCAGCACTTGCTGCTTTTGCTAGAGGAATTGGTTTTATTCCATTAGTATTCTCTACTGCTATTGTTACCGGTGTATACAGTCCAGCTGGAACAACTTTTGTTTATGTTGCTGGAATTTTGTTGCACGGAAATCCTATCTTTGCTTTCCTAGCTGGTGCAGTGATTATGTTTATTGAAGTAAACTTATTGAATGCAGCTGCAAAAGGATTGGATCGTTTCCCTGGAGTTCGTGACATGGGTGAACATATCCGTACCGCGATGAATCGTGTCTTAGAAATTGCTCTTCTAGTAGGTGGAGCGATGGCAAGTGAACAAATTGCTCCTGGAATTGGATTCTTCTGGGTGTTCGGAGCTTATCTGATGAACCGTACTGCTAAGAAACCATTAGTAGATATGGCAGTTGGACCTGTTGCCGCAATCGCATTAGGAATTATTGTAAATATTCTTTATGTGCTGGGACTATTTGCCCCAGTCGTTTAA
- a CDS encoding DUF2620 domain-containing protein, with the protein MKKIVVGGQIDKKEVAELVEKYAQGKFEIETKSDLEAAMALKNGTADYYFGACNTGGGGALAMAIALVGRPKTATVSMPGKIMAEEEIREQVTSGKIAFGFTAQHKENVIPILMDELLKLS; encoded by the coding sequence ATGAAAAAAATTGTAGTAGGCGGCCAGATTGACAAAAAAGAAGTTGCAGAATTAGTAGAGAAGTATGCACAAGGGAAATTCGAGATTGAAACCAAAAGTGATTTGGAAGCAGCGATGGCACTTAAAAATGGTACAGCTGATTATTACTTTGGCGCTTGTAATACAGGAGGCGGCGGTGCTTTAGCGATGGCAATCGCACTTGTAGGTAGACCGAAAACGGCAACGGTTTCTATGCCAGGAAAAATTATGGCAGAAGAAGAAATTCGGGAGCAAGTTACTTCAGGAAAAATTGCATTTGGATTTACTGCACAACACAAAGAAAATGTAATTCCAATTCTAATGGATGAGTTATTGAAATTATCATAA